Proteins encoded in a region of the Streptomyces sp. NBC_01298 genome:
- a CDS encoding CsbD family protein has product MSKAKAKAKQAKGKLKETLGDTMDDKRMQAEGSTERMAGKAEEMASDAANKMKKAKGQR; this is encoded by the coding sequence ATGAGCAAGGCGAAGGCGAAGGCGAAGCAGGCCAAGGGGAAGCTCAAGGAGACCCTCGGCGACACGATGGACGACAAGCGCATGCAGGCGGAGGGAAGCACCGAGCGGATGGCCGGCAAGGCCGAGGAAATGGCCTCGGACGCCGCGAACAAGATGAAGAAGGCCAAGGGACAGCGCTGA